The Pseudomonas iranensis genome includes a window with the following:
- a CDS encoding non-ribosomal peptide synthetase, translating to MSGTMAERIAKRFVGLPLEQRRLFLAKLREEGKDFSLLPLPVSRHDCAQIPLSFAQQRLLFLWQLEPHSAAYNMAAGLRLKGRLDESALSRSFDHLLARHEVLRTVFHTDGDQAHQLILEQQSIALERFDLTGTAAQEREELLAQHVQDVTAQPFDLRHGPLLRASLFALADDEFVLVVSMHHIVSDGWSMDVMVKEFVQCYQAFSLQREPQLPALPLQYADYAIWQRRWLEAGEGERQLDYWRQQLGDEHPLLEVAPDFARPLTQSFAGQTLSFDFGADLSQQLNAFARSQGISLFMLVLAGFSLFLSRLAGERDIRVGVPNANRGRAEVEGLIGFFVNTQVLRCQVDERGSFADLLAQVREAAFGAQAHQELPFEQLVDELVAERTLGHNPLFQAKFNQNVGMQKQRSMALPGLTVGEYPLAKDGTHFDLALDITDDGALIHGQMTYASDLYRAETVAGFVQILLDLFTQLLDSPQAPLHTVATPPPAALASQREPALTVLQHWAREVARQPQALAARDLQKTMKFQALDEEANRLAHYLRAQGVDVGDPVAVLLERSLDWLTCLLAILKAGAVYMPLDVKAPSTRLQQMLGAAQARALIGAEGDARLSELAGESCQGLEFAPGQWQSLPTSAPELTLYAQSPAYVIHTSGSTGQPKGVLVSHGALGSYVRGVLERLAPAPEASMALVSTIAADLGFTVLFGALCSGRLLHVLPEELGFDPDRFAEYMACHRVGVLKIVPGHLAALLQAAKPADVLPEHALIVGGEACSPALVERVQQLKPGCRLINHYGPSETTVGVLTHEVEELAAQARSVPIGTALVGAHVHVLDDVLNPVADQVAGELYIGGDSVALGYLNQPGLTAERFLPDPFGNPGARVYRSGDQVRRNREQALEFIGRADDQVKVRGYRVEPAEVARVLLSLDGVSEAAVLALPLDDDPARLQLLAWCVPAVGAKVQAQELREQLQARLPDYMVPAQLLLLEKLPLTANGKLDKRALPVPGVVSQQFVAPVGEIEEKLAAIWAEVLKLERVGSSDNFFELGGDSILSLQIIARAKRQGIKLSPKQLFEKQTIGQLATVAKLIEAKPVAVAAPVARGPLPLLPIQLRFFDTPIAQRQHWNQSVMLQPTLALDAVYLRKALATLVEQHEALALSFVQSGNHWQALPQPQGDAELLWVRELDSLDALPAVADAAQRSLDLQRGQLLRAVLVTLPNAEQRLLLVIHHLVVDGVSWRILLEDLQQSYQALAAGTAAVLPGQSSSLHNWAEQLHRYAQSEALAGERDYWRQTLAAEDAALPQDFAVDSQTRAQAARASTRLSQTLTDKLLKVAPAAYRTQINDLLLTALARVLCDWSEQPSVLIQLEGHGREDLFDDIDLSRTVGWFSSLFPVRLTPQASPAASLCAIKEQLRAVPGKGIGYGVLRYLTRAAELQALAQPRVTFNYLGQFDGAFSAEQGALFLPSADSTGANQDGQAPLGNWLSVDGQVLGGELELTWTFGTGMYRAETIEALAEAYRCELERLIEHCCASGTGGVTPSDFNLANLTQAQLSALPMAPRDIVDLYPLSPMQQGILFHSRNEPDSPAYTNQLRVDVEQLDGERFRQAWQQTVDAHDILRTAFVWPQDAAAPVQVVRSRVQMPWQVQDWRGRAGLDVALDHLATEDLHNGFDLLDAPLLRVTLVRTDEHTHHLIYTCHHILMDGWSTSQLFGEVLQRYAGIVPSAGQGHYRDYIEWLGQRDQQASQQFWRAALADLEQPTRLASALPVRHAANGYADHEQVFSEPLTAELNRFAREQKVTLNTLLQAAWLLLLQRYTGQDHVAFGATVAGRPTDLPGVEQQIGLFINTLPVVAAPSPEIGVSQWLQQVQDLNLALREHEHTPLYDIQRWAGTGAGALFDSILVFENYPMAEALAQGPETGLKFSAIRRQEQTNYPLTLVAITGRELSLGVSYDQASFDAQAIRVLSAQLQGLLEQFLADATQPLGTLQLLAEPQRQQAIEWGKAPVTTPDQRTVLAYIAAQVQRQPQANAVLFAEQSIDYQNLDARANRLAHKLQGMGVGPEVRVGVCMRRTPQMLVGLLAILKAGGAYVPLDPDYPQERLLHMLDDSRAAVLLTEPAALAMLPETLSAQVLLVDENVASEYPATAPLVNLAADNLAYVIYTSGSTGKPKGVAISHGNLSALIQWSAGVYREEQLRGVLASTSICFDLSVWEIFVTLACGGCLVLADNALAVADLPARDQVTLINSVPSAIAALQRAGQIPASVGTINLAGEPLKQSLVDSLYASTQVQQVYDLYGPSEDTTYSTFTLRTPQGRANIGRPLDNTVAYLLDSQLQVLPEGVAAELYLAGAGVTRGYLRRAALTAERFVPNPYASNGERLYRTGDLVRQGDDGNIEYIGRADHQVKIRGFRIELSEIEARLLELDDILEAVVLAQDGAAGKHLHAYLVAAPDSERSTLAERVRSALVSRLPAHMVPGHLHLIDAIPLTPNGKLDRKALMALGESPTHEQYLAPQSDLQWEVATIWQEVLEVERVGLADNFFQLGGHSLLATLVVTRVQERLGDKVPLKALFETDTLKDFCARIEALRVEMSPVQDELAKSLEALKRLSLDDLEKLIS from the coding sequence ATGAGCGGCACGATGGCGGAACGTATTGCAAAAAGGTTCGTCGGCCTGCCGCTGGAACAGCGTCGGCTGTTTCTCGCCAAGCTGCGCGAGGAGGGCAAGGATTTCAGCCTGTTGCCGCTGCCGGTCAGCCGCCACGACTGCGCGCAGATTCCCCTTTCATTCGCCCAGCAACGCCTGCTGTTTCTCTGGCAACTGGAACCGCACAGCGCGGCATACAACATGGCCGCTGGCTTGCGTCTGAAAGGCCGGCTGGACGAGTCGGCCCTGAGCCGCTCGTTCGATCATCTGCTGGCGCGCCATGAAGTGTTGCGCACGGTGTTTCACACCGACGGTGATCAAGCGCATCAGCTGATTCTCGAACAACAAAGTATTGCGCTGGAACGCTTCGACCTGACTGGCACCGCCGCGCAAGAGCGCGAAGAACTGCTCGCGCAACACGTGCAAGACGTCACCGCGCAACCGTTCGATCTGCGCCATGGCCCGCTGTTGCGCGCGAGCCTGTTTGCCCTGGCCGACGATGAGTTCGTGCTGGTGGTGAGCATGCACCACATCGTCTCCGATGGCTGGTCGATGGACGTCATGGTCAAGGAATTCGTGCAGTGCTATCAGGCGTTCAGCCTGCAGCGCGAGCCGCAATTGCCGGCGCTGCCGTTGCAGTACGCCGACTATGCGATCTGGCAGCGGCGCTGGCTGGAGGCCGGCGAGGGCGAGCGCCAGCTCGACTACTGGCGTCAGCAATTGGGCGACGAACATCCGCTGCTGGAAGTGGCGCCGGACTTTGCCCGACCGCTGACGCAAAGCTTTGCAGGACAGACCCTGAGTTTCGATTTCGGTGCTGACCTTTCGCAGCAGCTCAATGCCTTCGCGCGCAGCCAGGGCATCAGCCTGTTCATGCTGGTGCTGGCCGGGTTCTCGCTGTTCCTTTCGCGTCTGGCCGGCGAGCGCGACATTCGTGTCGGCGTGCCGAATGCCAACCGTGGCCGCGCCGAAGTCGAGGGACTGATCGGTTTCTTCGTCAACACCCAGGTGCTGCGTTGCCAGGTCGATGAGCGCGGCAGTTTCGCCGATTTGCTCGCGCAGGTGCGTGAAGCGGCGTTCGGCGCACAGGCACATCAGGAGTTGCCGTTCGAGCAACTCGTCGACGAATTGGTCGCCGAACGCACCCTGGGCCACAACCCGCTGTTCCAGGCCAAGTTCAACCAGAACGTCGGCATGCAGAAACAACGCTCGATGGCCTTGCCCGGCCTGACCGTCGGCGAATACCCGCTGGCCAAGGACGGCACGCACTTCGATCTGGCCTTGGATATCACCGACGACGGCGCGCTGATCCACGGCCAGATGACCTACGCCAGCGATCTCTATCGGGCGGAAACGGTCGCCGGTTTTGTGCAGATTTTGCTGGATCTGTTTACCCAGTTGCTCGACTCGCCGCAGGCGCCACTGCACACGGTTGCCACACCACCGCCTGCTGCGCTTGCCAGCCAACGCGAACCGGCGTTGACGGTGTTGCAACACTGGGCGCGTGAAGTGGCTCGGCAGCCGCAGGCGCTGGCGGCTCGTGATTTGCAGAAGACAATGAAGTTCCAGGCGCTGGATGAGGAGGCCAATCGTCTCGCCCATTATTTGCGTGCGCAGGGCGTCGATGTCGGCGACCCGGTGGCGGTGCTGCTGGAACGTTCGCTGGACTGGCTGACTTGCCTGTTGGCGATTCTCAAGGCTGGCGCGGTGTACATGCCGCTCGACGTCAAGGCGCCGAGCACGCGCCTGCAACAGATGCTCGGCGCTGCGCAGGCGCGGGCGCTGATCGGTGCTGAAGGCGACGCACGGCTCAGCGAATTGGCGGGTGAGAGCTGTCAGGGTCTGGAGTTTGCGCCGGGGCAATGGCAGTCACTGCCGACGTCCGCGCCTGAACTGACGCTGTATGCGCAGTCGCCGGCCTACGTGATTCACACCTCCGGTTCCACAGGGCAACCCAAGGGCGTGCTGGTCAGCCACGGCGCGCTGGGCAGTTATGTGCGCGGTGTACTCGAGCGTCTCGCGCCAGCGCCCGAGGCGAGCATGGCGCTGGTCTCGACCATCGCCGCTGACCTTGGCTTCACCGTGCTGTTCGGTGCGTTGTGCTCGGGCCGACTGCTGCATGTGCTGCCGGAAGAACTCGGCTTCGACCCGGACCGCTTTGCCGAATACATGGCCTGCCATCGCGTTGGCGTGCTGAAAATCGTCCCCGGACATCTCGCCGCGCTGTTGCAGGCGGCCAAGCCTGCCGATGTGCTGCCGGAACACGCGCTGATCGTCGGCGGCGAAGCCTGTTCGCCGGCGCTGGTCGAGCGCGTGCAGCAACTGAAACCGGGCTGTCGTCTGATCAACCACTATGGCCCGAGCGAAACCACCGTGGGCGTGCTGACCCACGAGGTCGAAGAACTCGCCGCCCAGGCGCGCAGTGTTCCGATCGGCACAGCGCTGGTCGGAGCCCATGTCCATGTGCTCGACGATGTGCTCAACCCGGTAGCTGATCAGGTTGCCGGTGAGTTGTACATCGGCGGCGACAGCGTTGCCCTGGGCTACCTGAATCAGCCGGGGCTCACCGCTGAGCGTTTCCTGCCTGATCCGTTTGGGAACCCCGGCGCGCGGGTGTACCGCAGTGGCGACCAGGTCCGGCGCAATCGCGAGCAGGCGCTGGAATTCATCGGTCGTGCCGACGATCAGGTCAAAGTGCGCGGCTACCGTGTGGAGCCTGCGGAAGTCGCGCGGGTGTTGCTCAGCCTCGATGGCGTCAGCGAAGCCGCCGTGCTCGCGCTGCCACTGGATGACGACCCGGCGCGCCTGCAACTCCTGGCATGGTGCGTGCCGGCGGTGGGCGCGAAGGTGCAGGCGCAGGAACTGCGCGAGCAGTTGCAGGCGCGGCTGCCGGATTACATGGTGCCGGCGCAGTTGCTGTTGCTGGAAAAGCTGCCGCTGACTGCCAACGGCAAGCTCGACAAGCGTGCCTTGCCAGTGCCCGGCGTGGTCAGCCAGCAGTTCGTCGCGCCGGTCGGTGAGATCGAGGAGAAACTGGCGGCGATCTGGGCCGAAGTGCTCAAGCTCGAAAGGGTTGGCAGCAGCGATAACTTCTTCGAGCTGGGTGGCGACTCGATCCTCAGCTTGCAGATCATCGCCCGGGCCAAGCGCCAGGGCATCAAGCTCAGCCCTAAGCAGTTGTTCGAAAAACAGACCATCGGCCAATTGGCTACCGTCGCCAAACTGATCGAAGCCAAACCGGTTGCCGTCGCGGCACCAGTGGCACGCGGGCCGTTGCCGTTGCTGCCGATCCAGTTGCGCTTCTTCGACACGCCGATTGCCCAGCGCCAGCACTGGAACCAGTCGGTGATGCTGCAACCGACCCTGGCGCTGGACGCCGTGTATTTGCGCAAGGCGCTGGCGACGTTGGTCGAACAGCACGAAGCGCTGGCCTTAAGCTTTGTGCAGTCGGGCAATCACTGGCAGGCACTGCCGCAGCCGCAGGGTGATGCCGAATTGCTCTGGGTTCGCGAGCTGGACAGTCTCGATGCCTTGCCGGCCGTGGCCGACGCGGCGCAGCGCAGCCTTGATCTGCAACGCGGGCAGTTGCTGCGCGCGGTGCTGGTCACTCTGCCGAATGCCGAGCAGCGCTTGTTGCTGGTCATCCATCACCTGGTGGTCGACGGCGTGTCGTGGCGCATTCTGCTTGAGGACTTGCAGCAGTCTTACCAGGCATTGGCGGCGGGGACGGCGGCGGTGTTGCCAGGCCAGAGCAGTTCGCTGCACAACTGGGCCGAGCAGTTGCATCGTTATGCGCAGAGTGAAGCGCTTGCCGGCGAACGCGATTATTGGCGCCAGACCCTGGCGGCGGAAGACGCGGCACTGCCACAAGATTTCGCCGTGGACAGCCAGACCCGCGCCCAGGCCGCTCGCGCCAGTACGCGCCTGAGCCAGACATTGACCGACAAGCTGCTGAAAGTCGCCCCGGCGGCGTACCGCACGCAGATCAACGACCTGTTGCTGACGGCTTTGGCGCGGGTGCTGTGTGACTGGAGCGAGCAGCCGTCGGTGTTAATCCAGCTCGAAGGCCATGGTCGTGAAGACCTGTTCGACGACATCGACCTGAGCCGCACGGTCGGCTGGTTCAGCAGCCTGTTCCCGGTGCGCCTGACCCCGCAGGCGAGTCCCGCTGCGTCGCTGTGTGCGATCAAGGAGCAACTGCGGGCGGTGCCGGGCAAAGGCATCGGTTATGGCGTGCTGCGTTACCTCACGCGTGCTGCCGAGTTGCAGGCGCTGGCGCAACCTCGGGTAACCTTCAATTACCTCGGTCAGTTCGACGGCGCGTTCAGCGCTGAGCAGGGCGCGTTGTTCCTGCCAAGCGCTGACAGCACCGGCGCCAATCAGGATGGGCAGGCGCCGCTGGGCAATTGGCTGAGTGTTGACGGCCAGGTTCTCGGCGGTGAGCTGGAACTGACCTGGACCTTCGGCACCGGCATGTATCGCGCCGAGACCATCGAGGCGTTGGCCGAGGCTTATCGCTGCGAGCTGGAACGCCTGATCGAACATTGCTGCGCGAGCGGCACAGGTGGCGTGACACCTTCGGATTTCAACCTCGCCAACCTGACCCAGGCGCAGCTGTCGGCATTGCCGATGGCGCCGCGTGACATCGTCGATCTGTACCCGCTGTCGCCGATGCAGCAAGGCATTCTTTTCCACAGCCGCAACGAGCCGGACAGCCCGGCCTACACCAATCAGCTGCGCGTCGACGTCGAGCAGCTCGACGGCGAGCGCTTCCGCCAGGCCTGGCAGCAGACCGTCGATGCCCACGATATTCTGCGTACCGCGTTCGTCTGGCCGCAGGATGCCGCCGCGCCGGTGCAAGTGGTGCGCAGCCGCGTGCAGATGCCGTGGCAGGTGCAGGACTGGCGCGGTCGCGCTGGCCTGGATGTCGCGCTTGATCATCTCGCCACTGAAGATCTGCATAACGGCTTCGATCTGCTCGATGCACCGCTGTTGCGCGTGACGTTGGTGCGCACCGATGAGCACACTCATCACCTGATCTACACCTGCCATCACATCCTCATGGACGGCTGGAGCACTTCGCAGTTGTTCGGCGAAGTGCTGCAACGTTACGCCGGCATCGTGCCGAGCGCAGGGCAGGGGCATTATCGCGATTACATCGAATGGCTCGGCCAGCGTGATCAGCAAGCCAGTCAGCAGTTCTGGCGCGCAGCGCTGGCGGACCTTGAACAGCCGACGCGACTGGCCAGTGCCCTGCCGGTCAGGCACGCGGCGAACGGCTATGCCGATCACGAGCAGGTGTTCAGCGAACCGCTGACCGCAGAACTGAACCGCTTCGCCCGCGAGCAGAAAGTCACCCTCAACACGCTGTTACAAGCGGCGTGGCTGCTGCTGTTGCAGCGCTATACCGGGCAGGATCACGTGGCGTTCGGCGCGACGGTCGCCGGACGGCCGACGGATTTGCCGGGTGTCGAGCAGCAGATCGGCCTGTTCATCAACACCTTGCCGGTGGTGGCGGCGCCATCGCCGGAGATCGGCGTCAGCCAATGGCTGCAACAGGTGCAAGACCTCAACCTGGCCTTGCGCGAGCACGAACACACGCCGCTGTATGACATTCAGCGCTGGGCCGGTACGGGCGCCGGGGCGTTGTTCGACAGCATTCTGGTGTTCGAAAACTACCCGATGGCCGAGGCGTTGGCGCAGGGCCCTGAGACGGGCCTGAAGTTCTCGGCAATCCGCCGGCAGGAGCAGACCAACTATCCGCTGACGCTGGTGGCGATCACCGGCCGCGAGCTGAGTCTGGGCGTAAGTTACGATCAGGCCAGCTTCGACGCTCAAGCGATCCGCGTGTTGAGTGCGCAGTTGCAAGGCCTGCTCGAGCAGTTCCTCGCCGACGCCACGCAGCCGCTGGGCACGCTGCAACTGCTCGCCGAGCCACAACGGCAACAAGCGATCGAGTGGGGCAAGGCGCCGGTTACCACGCCGGATCAACGCACGGTGCTGGCGTACATCGCCGCGCAGGTGCAGCGTCAACCGCAGGCGAACGCGGTGCTGTTCGCTGAGCAATCCATCGATTACCAAAACCTCGATGCCCGGGCCAATCGTCTGGCGCACAAGCTGCAAGGCATGGGCGTCGGGCCGGAAGTGCGCGTCGGCGTGTGCATGCGCCGCACGCCGCAGATGCTGGTCGGCTTGCTGGCGATCCTCAAGGCCGGTGGCGCTTATGTGCCGCTGGACCCGGATTACCCGCAGGAACGCTTGCTGCACATGCTCGACGACAGCCGCGCGGCGGTGCTGCTCACTGAGCCAGCGGCATTGGCGATGCTGCCCGAAACCTTGAGTGCGCAGGTGCTGCTGGTGGACGAGAACGTCGCCAGCGAATACCCGGCCACTGCGCCGCTGGTTAACCTCGCGGCAGACAATCTGGCGTACGTGATCTACACCTCCGGCTCCACCGGCAAACCGAAAGGCGTAGCGATCAGCCACGGCAATCTATCGGCGCTGATTCAATGGTCGGCTGGGGTCTATCGCGAAGAACAATTGCGCGGCGTGCTGGCCTCGACCTCGATCTGCTTCGATCTCTCGGTGTGGGAAATCTTCGTCACGCTGGCCTGCGGTGGCTGCCTGGTATTGGCCGACAACGCCCTGGCGGTGGCCGATTTGCCGGCGCGCGATCAGGTCACCCTGATCAACAGCGTGCCGTCGGCGATTGCCGCGTTGCAACGGGCCGGGCAGATTCCGGCTTCGGTCGGCACCATCAATCTGGCCGGCGAACCGCTCAAGCAGAGTCTGGTCGACAGCCTCTACGCCAGCACTCAGGTGCAGCAGGTTTACGATCTTTACGGGCCGTCGGAGGATACCACTTATTCGACCTTCACCCTGCGCACGCCGCAGGGGCGGGCGAACATTGGCCGGCCACTGGACAACACCGTGGCCTACCTGCTCGACAGTCAATTGCAGGTGCTGCCCGAGGGCGTTGCGGCCGAGCTGTATCTGGCGGGTGCCGGGGTGACGCGCGGCTATCTGCGCCGCGCCGCGCTGACCGCCGAACGCTTTGTGCCGAATCCTTACGCGAGCAACGGCGAGCGCCTGTACCGCACCGGCGATCTGGTGCGCCAGGGCGACGATGGCAACATCGAGTACATCGGTCGCGCCGACCATCAGGTGAAGATTCGCGGTTTCCGCATCGAACTCAGCGAGATCGAAGCGCGCCTGCTGGAACTCGACGATATCCTTGAGGCGGTGGTACTGGCGCAGGACGGCGCCGCTGGCAAACACCTGCATGCCTACCTCGTCGCCGCGCCGGACAGCGAGCGGTCGACGCTGGCCGAGCGGGTGCGCAGTGCGCTGGTCAGCCGCTTGCCGGCGCACATGGTGCCGGGGCATCTGCACCTGATCGACGCGATCCCGCTGACGCCCAACGGCAAGCTCGATCGCAAGGCGCTGATGGCGTTGGGCGAGAGCCCGACGCATGAGCAATACCTAGCGCCGCAAAGCGATCTGCAATGGGAGGTCGCGACGATCTGGCAGGAAGTGCTGGAGGTCGAGCGGGTAGGGCTGGCGGACAACTTCTTCCAGCTCGGCGGTCATTCGTTACTGGCAACGCTGGTGGTGACCCGGGTGCAGGAACGTCTGGGCGACAAGGTGCCGCTCAAGGCGCTGTTCGAGACCGACACGCTCAAGGATTTCTGCGCGCGGATCGAAGCGCTGCGCGTCGAAATGTCGCCCGTTCAGGATGAATTGGCTAAATCACTGGAGGCCCTCAAACGTCTATCCCTCGATGATCTGGAAAAACTGATTTCTTGA